In Macaca nemestrina isolate mMacNem1 chromosome 11, mMacNem.hap1, whole genome shotgun sequence, a single window of DNA contains:
- the LOC105473754 gene encoding inhibitor of growth protein 5 isoform X3, translated as MRAPRRAAMTVHRPPLRLHTSFRSSHWPASTARTVIGSHYPASAGFEGIGRGWGEGDALWDRHSRLRPGPCRHWSSVLGFRGGNRCPVSRAGLRPRASRAFRFGRAGDAARAGWLQTLGIENLPCELQRNFQLMRELDQRTEDKKAEIDILAAEYISTVKTLSPDQRVERLQKIQNAYSKCKEYSDDKVQLAMQTYEMVDKHIRRLDADLARFEADLKDKMEGSDFESSGGRGLKKGRGQKEKRGSRGRGRRTSEEDTPKKKKHKGGENSVESSCSFLLGT; from the exons ATGAGAGCCCCGCGCCGGGCCGCCATGACTGTCCACCGCCCGCCCCTGCGTCTCCACACCTCCTTCCGGAGCTCCCATTGGCCGGCATCAACAGCGCGCACCGTGATTGGCTCGCATTACCCGGCCTCAGCCGGATTCGAAGGGATTGGCCGGGGCTGGGGCGAGGGCGACGCGCTGTGGGACCGACACTCGCGCCTGCGCCCTGGGCCTTGCCGTCACTGGAGCAGCGTCCTGGGCTTCCGGGGCGGAAACCGGTGCCCCGTGTCCCGTGCGGGCCTCCGTCCTCGGGCTAGCAGAGCCTTTCGCTTCGGGAGAGCCGGTGACGCCGCGCGGGCTGGATGGCTGCAGACGCTGG GTATCGAGAACCTTCCCTGTGAACTTCAGAGGAACTTCCAGCTGATGCGAGAGCTGGACCAGAGGACAGAAG ATAAGAAAGCAGAGATTGACATCCTGGCTGCAGAGTACATCTCCACGGTGAAGACGCTATCTCCAGACCAGCGCGTGGAGCGCCTGCAGAAGATCCAGAATGCCTACAGCAAGTGCAAGGAATACAGCGATGACAAAGTGCAGCTGGCCATGCAGACCTATGAGATG GTGGATAAACACATTCGAAGGCTTGACGCAGACCTGGCGCGCTTTGAGGCAGATCTGAAGGACAAGATGGAGGGCAGTGATTTTGAAAGCTCCGGAGGGCGAGGGTTAAAAA AAGGCCGgggtcagaaagaaaaaagagggtcccggggccgaggcaggaggacatCAGAGGAAGATacaccaaagaaaaagaagcataaaGGAGG